Proteins from one Primulina huaijiensis isolate GDHJ02 chromosome 18, ASM1229523v2, whole genome shotgun sequence genomic window:
- the LOC140964137 gene encoding protein DA1-related 1-like — protein MGWLTKIFRGSSHNISRGQDRGKYGDDTIWEGPPTSTESWSDFDKEEIDRAIALSIAEDEKGKKVIDSESHLEEDEQLARALQESLNAESPPQSPPLASPPRSSPPQPPPQLLPPRSPPRLLPPRSPRYDYGSFFPPNPFHYLPGYRICAGCNSEIGHGRYLSCMGAVWHPDCFCCHACNQPISDYEFSMFSNHPYHKSCYKDLHHPKCDVCKKFIPTNVAGLIEYRAHPFWHQKYCPSHENDGTPRCCSCERMEPGDARYLILDDGRKLCLECLDSSMMDTHECQPLYLEIQEFYEGLNMKVEQQIPLLLVERQALNEAMEGEKNGHHHMPETRGLCLSEEQTISTILRQPRIGGHQIIDMFTEPYRLVRRCEVTAILILYGLPRLLTGSIIAHEMMHAWLRLKGYPNLSPDVEEGICQVLAHMWLDSEIVAGSGSDMASISSSSAASSSSSSPSSSSSSSKKGKRSEFEKKLGEFFKHQIESDTSVAYGDGFRQGNKSVLEFDLKRTLDHIKLTGSFPC, from the exons ATGGGGTGGCTAACCAAGATTTTCAGAGGTTCCAGCCACAATATATCGAGAGGGCAAGATCGAGGGAAATATGGAGATGATACAATTTGGGAAGGACCTCCTACTTCAACG GAAAGTTGGTCAGATTTTGACAAGGAAGAAATTGATCGAGCAATTGCCCTTTCTATTGCTGaggatgaaaaagggaaaaaagtAATAG ATAGCGAGTCTCATTTGGAAGAAGATGAACAGCTTGCTAGGGCTCTTCAAGAAAGTTTGAATGCAGAATCGCCTCCTCAATCACCTCCACTTGCATCACCTCCTCGATCATCTCCACCTCAACCACCTCCTCAGCTGCTTCCACCTCGATCACCTCCTCGGCTACTTCCACCTCGATCACCACGATATGATTATGGAAGTTTCTTTCCACCTAATCCATTCCACTATCTTCCAGGATACAG AATCTGTGCTGGTTGTAACAGTGAAATTGGCCATGGAAGATATTTGAGTTGCATGGGGGCTGTTTGGCATCCTGATTGTTTTTGTTGCCATGCTTGTAATCAGCCAATATCCGATTACGAG TTTTCAATGTTTAGCAATCATCCTTACCATAAATCCTGCTACAAGGACCTGCATCACCCCAAGTGTGATGTTTGCAAAAAATTT ATCCCAACAAACGTGGCTGGTCTTATTGAGTATAGAGCTCATCCTTTCTGGCATCAGAAGTATTGCCCTTCACATGAGAATGATGGAACACCTCGCTGTTGCAGCTGCGAAAGAATGGAG CCGGGAGATGCCAGATATTTGATTCTTGACGATGGAAGGAAGCTCTGTCTGGAGTGTTTGGACTCTTCGATGATGGATACCCATGAGTGCCAACCACTTTACCTTGAAATACAAGAATTTTATGAAGGTTTAAATATGAAGGTGGAGCAGCAAATTCCTTTACTCTTGGTTGAGAGACAGGCACTAAATGAAGCCATGGAAGGAGAGAAAAAT GGTCATCACCACATGCCTGAGACAAGAGGTCTTTGCTTGTCGGAAGAACAAACCATTAGCACA ATTTTGAGGCAACCGAGAATAGGTGGCCATCAAATAATAGACATGTTCACCGAGCCTTATAGGCTTGTTCGTCGCTGTGAAGTGACAGCAATTCTCATCTTATATGGCCTTCCTCG GTTATTGACCGGATCAATTATTGCCCACGAGATGATGCACGCATGGCTGCGACTTAAAg GTTATCCAAATCTAAGTCCGGATGTGGAAGAAGGTATCTGCCAAGTGCTAGCCCATATGTGGTTGGATTCAGAAATTGTTGCTGGTTCTGGTAGTGATATGGCTTCCATTTCATCTTCATCAGCCGCTTCCTCCTCTTCCTCCTCTCCGTCGTCATCATCTAGCTCTTCGAAGAAGGGTAAACGATCCGAATTCGAGAAAAAACTTGGTGAATTTTTCAAGCACCAGATTGAATCAGACACTTCAGTTGCATATGGAGATGGTTTCAGGCAAGGCAACAAGTCTGTGCTCGAGTTTGATCTAAAGAGGACTCTCGATCATATTAAGCTCACAGGAAGTTTTCCATGTTAG
- the LOC140964138 gene encoding GDSL esterase/lipase At1g54790-like, which yields MASNICQSLIFLLLICLPSAKSIDFNYPAVFNFGDSNSDTGGLVAGLGESLDPPNGQTYFKKPSGRFCDGRLIIDFLMDAMDLPFLNSYLDAIGAPSFRTGCNFAAAGSTVLPATASSVSPFSFGIQVAQFFRFKAKVQDLQAKPRKFDKYIPAQDSIQKALYMFDIGQNDLAGAFYSKTLDQIIASIPTILAQFEDGIEKLYEQGERNFWIHNTGPLGCLPQNIAKFGTDTSRLDELGCVSSHNQASRLLNLQLHALCKKLQSQYPDSNLTFVDIFTIKSNLIANYSRYGFEQPLMACCGYGGPPLNYDNRISCGQTKLLNGSSVTAKGCSDSTEYVNWDGIHYTEAANQYVASQILTGKYSDPSFADKMPFLLKLKF from the exons ATGGCTTCAAACATCTGCCAAAGTCTCATCTTTCTGTTGCTAATATGCCTCCCTTCAGCCAAATCCATAGATTTCAACTATCCAGCAGTTTTCAATTTTGGAGATTCCAATTCCGACACTGGAGGACTCGTTGCTGGCCTTGGTGAGAGCCTTGATCCGCCAAATGGCCAGACTTACTTCAAAAAACCATCTGGGAGGTTCTGCGATGGCCGTCTGATCATCGATTTTCTGA TGGATGCCATGGACTTGCCATTTCTAAATTCATATTTGGATGCAATTGGCGCGCCCAGTTTCAGAACCGGATGTAACTTTGCAGCAGCAGGCTCGACTGTACTTCCGGCCACTGCATCATCCGTTAGCCCATTTTCATTTGGAATTCAAGTGGCTCAGTTTTTCAGATTCAAGGCAAAAGTTCAAGATCTACAGGCTAAAC CAAGGAAATTTGACAAATACATTCCAGCGCAAGATTCAATTCAGAAAGCACTCTACATGTTTGACATAGGCCAGAATGATTTAGCTGGTGCCTTCTATTCTAAGACATTGGATCAAATTATTGCTTCAATTCCCACGATTTTAGCGCAATTTGAAGATGGTATTGAG AAATTATACGAACAAGGGGAGAGAAATTTTTGGATCCATAATACAGGTCCCCTAGGTTGCTTGCCTCAAAATATTGCAAAATTTGGCACTGATACATCTAGGCTGGATGAGCTAGGGTGTGTCAGCTCTCACAACCAAGCTTCCAGACTTCTCAACCTGCAACTTCATGCTCTCTGTAAAAAGTTACAATCCCAATATCCCGATTCAAATCTCACATTTGTAGATATTTTCACAATCAAATCCAATCTTATAGCAAACTATTCCCGTTACG GCTTTGAGCAGCCATTAATGGCATGCTGTGGATATGGAGGTCCTCCATTGAATTACGACAATCGCATCTCCTGTGGTCAAACTAAACTCTTGAACGGAAGTTCGGTAACAGCCAAAGGTTGCAGTGACAGTACAGAATATGTGAACTGGGATGGTATTCATTACACTGAGGCCGCAAATCAGTATGTGGCGTCACAGATTCTGACGGGAAAATACTCGGATCCCTCATTTGCTGATAAGATGCCTTTTCttctaaaactaaaattttaa
- the LOC140965197 gene encoding transcription factor DICHOTOMA-like, producing MFSKSTYLQLPHVSSSLQSRASTSVVDLNDAEFLLHQHHHDILSGHLVATNAPFLEASTLYNQDVIGGINEDPNSTMANTFQAKQTVKKDRHSKIVTSQGPRDRRVRLSIGMARKFFDLQEMLGFDKPSKTLEWLLTKSKAAIKELVQMKKSDATTCTNKCISSPSECEIIELENGNYLDADSNGNFVLANTYRCIRAKDPQQDALNLAKESRAKARARARERTREKMCMKKLTESRNMAPDWNPSIPIQARNSFSDVCKLPPSNTEPSLHFPLANTAAATEDLIQESLVIRRMLKNNSIYGFQQNVNQNWDISSLTAQSNLCDILDQHRFINRYLFFLNCQILIMIHIRWKVIFVSLCL from the coding sequence ATGTTTAGCAAGAGCACATACCTGCAGCTTCCGCATGTTTCATCTTCTCTTCAATCTCGCGCCTCTACTTCTGTAGTTGACCTAAATGACGCTGAATTCTTGCTTCATCAGCATCACCATGACATTCTTTCGGGCCACTTAGTAGCTACAAATGCTCCGTTCCTTGAAGCTTCTACCTTGTATAACCAAGATGTAATTGGTGGGATAAATGAAGACCCTAATTCTACCATGGCTAACACGTTTCAAGCAAAGCAAACTGTGAAGAAAGATCGGCACAGTAAAATAGTGACATCTCAAGGGCCAAGGGATCGGAGAGTCAGGCTGTCTATAGGCATGGCAAGAAAGTTCTTTGATCTTCAAGAAATGCTAGGCTTTGACAAGCCAAGTAAAACCCTTGAATGGCTGCTTACAAAATCCAAAGCAGCCATTAAGGAGCTGGTGCAGATGAAGAAAAGTGATGCCACTACTTGCACTAATAAGTGCATTTCTTCTCCTTCAGAGTGCGAGATAATAGAACTGGAAAATGGGAACTACTTAGATGCAGATTCTAATGGGAACTTTGTCCTGGCAAATACTTACAGATGTATAAGAGCAAAAGATCCACAACAGGATGCATTGAACCTTGCCAAAGAATCGAGGGCAAAGGCGAGAGCAAGGGCTAGGGAAAGAACGAGAGAGAAAATGTGCATGAAGAAGCTTACTGAATCTAGAAACATGGCTCCTGACTGGAACCCTTCAATCCCAATTCAGGCTAGAAACAGTTTTTCAGACGTTTGCAAATTACCGCCTTCTAATACTGAGCCTAGCCTCCATTTTCCATTAGCTAATACAGCTGCTGCAACTGAAGACCTAATTCAGGAATCCCTTGTCATCAGAAGGATGTTGAAGAACAATTCAATTTACGGCTTTCAGCAAAACGTAAATCAGAATTGGGATATAAGCAGCTTAACAGCACAATCCAACCTATGTGACATTTTGGATCAGCACAGGTTCATCAACAGGTACTTATTTTTCTTGAACTGTCAAATTCTAATTATGATACATATCAGATGGAAAGTGATCTTTGTTTCTCTTTGTCTATAG
- the LOC140964270 gene encoding small polypeptide DEVIL 4-like, which yields MKMPNSSSPSSSDLEGSKKRLSTEKLGRFLKEQRGRLYIISRCVVMLLCWHD from the coding sequence ATGAAAATGCCCAATTCTTCATCACCATCGTCATCAGATTTGGAAGGATCAAAGAAACGATTGTCGACGGAAAAACTGGGAAGATTTTTGAAGGAACAAAGAGGAAGGCTCTACATCATAAGCAGATGCGTAGTAATGCTTCTTTGCTGGCATGATTGA
- the LOC140965153 gene encoding calcium uniporter protein 2, mitochondrial-like translates to MSLSRKLVQSQLNVSRISSRVLTSCCVFPSCMVAEKASFNRKQMPEKAQKASLDPGDDGISRRYLHQLRVATDPEHRFHPQGEKMLDNIREMDIPGQRVRYDGLWRRPTQVSPQGRLTAADVRKNILRISQLEMVKSRLRKIEKGRVSHMEFLQICVNECSNVDQGLEFAKKLDESGSVIIIGNTVFLGPEQLVKAIQGLVHLPSADKCCADSRTKELQKMEKQKAAIDKNAESRVRNELWCGLGYLIIQTAVFMRLTFWDLTWDVMEPICFYVASVDAIGGYAFFLRTSKEPSFEGFFQSRFRTKQKRLMQVQNFDVERYNDLKKGFFSY, encoded by the exons ATGTCGCTTAGCAGAAAATTAGTTCAAAGTCAGTTAAACGTATCAAGAATCAGCAGCCGTGTTTTAACAAGCTGCTGTGTTTTCCCATCATGCATGGTGGCGGAAAAGGCGTCTTTTAATCGTAAGCAGATGCCAGAGAAAGCCCAGAAGGCCTCTCTCGACCCCGGAGATGATGGTATATCTAGGCGATACCTCCACCAACTCAGGGTGGCGACCGACCCAGAACACCGGTTTCATCCCCAAGGAGAAAAGATGCTGGACAATATTCGAGAGATGGACATTCCAGGACAAAGGGTCCGGTATGATGGGTTATGGCGGCGGCCGACGCAAGTGTCGCCCCAGGGGAGACTTACAGCGGCGGATGTAAGGAAGAATATTCTTCGAATTTCACAGCTTGAAATGGTGAAATCGAGGCTGAGGAAGATTGAGAAAGGTCGTGTTTCTCACATGGAGTTCTTGCAGATCTGTGTAAATGAATGCTCGAATGTTGATCAAGGGTTGGAGTTCGCAAAAAAGCTTGATGAATCAGGGAGTGTTATTATTATTGGGAACACAGTATTCCTCGGGCCTGAACAG CTTGTAAAAGCAATCCAGGGCCTTGTCCATCTGCCCTCAGCTGACAAGTGCTGTGCTGATTCAAGAACGAAAGAACTCCAAAAAATGGAGAAACAGAAGGCAGCCATAGACAAGAATGCAGAATCACGGGTTCGTAACGAGCTGTGGTGCGGATTAGGTTATCTAATTATCCAAACAGCGGTTTTCATGAGGTTAACATTCTGGGATCTTACATGGGATGTAATGGAACCTATCTGTTTCTATGTAGCATCCGTTGACGCCATCGGTGGCTATGCGTTCTTCCTAAGAACGTCCAAAGAGCCTTCGTTCGAAGGGTTCTTCCAGAGCCGGTTTAGAACGAAACAGAAACGGTTGATGCAGGTTCAGAATTTTGATGTGGAGaggtacaatgatctgaagaaaGGGTTCTTTTCTTATTAA